The following proteins are encoded in a genomic region of Glycine max cultivar Williams 82 chromosome 18, Glycine_max_v4.0, whole genome shotgun sequence:
- the LOC100819780 gene encoding protein TIC110, chloroplastic isoform X1: MNPSHTLIPSSHCYPPLLPFTFATLCTSQRRRFRVFFPRCFSATSAPPQVPKDLCGIEHLVDKLSPPVRLATSVVVFAAAASAGYGLGSKLGGCQNVAIGGAVAFGVAGTAAAYALNAVAPQVAAVNLHNYVVGLDNPFLLKKEDIDGISNRYGVSKQDDAFKAEICDIYSHFVSSLLPPGDVELKGDEADKIISFKNSLGIDDPDAAAMHIEVGRNIFRQRLEVGDCEADIEQYRAFQKLIYMSYLVFGEASSFLLPWKHVFKVTDSQVEEAIRDNAQRLYASKLKSVGRDIDAEQLVTLREAQHLYCLSDQLAENLFKEHTRKLVEGSISVAHGILKSHTRSVYGVIEAVEELDSVLAFNNILISLKNHPDVDHFAQGVGPVSLLGGEYDGDRKIEDLKLLYRAYIANALSSGRMEDNKVAALNLLRKFFGLGKREAEAIMLDVTSRVYRKKLAQAVSGGSLEMTDSKETFLQKLCDELHFDPQKACEIHEEIYRQKLQQLVADGELSDKDAAALLRLGVMLCIPQQTIDTAHSDICGSLFEKVVKDAIASGVDGNGAEMRKSVRKAAHGLRLTGDTAMSIASKTVRKIFINYIKRARAAGNCTESAKELKKMIAFNTLVVTELVNDIKGESDDESTEEPGKDDVIQTEDEEWDSLQTLKKIRQNKELEAKLGNLSHTEITLIDDLSERDRTDLYKIYLLFCLTGEETRVPFGAQITAKKDDSEYVLLNQLGGILGLSGKEIVEVHRSLAEQAFRQQAEVILVDGQLTKARVEQLNNLQNQVGLPQEYSQKIINSITTTKMAAAIETAVTQGKLSIKQIRELKEASVEIDNMVSEDLRETLFKKTVGDIFSSGTGEFDEEEVYERIPLDLNINKEKARGVVLELAETRLSNSLIQAVALLRQRNREGVVSSLNNMLACDKAVPSRPHSWGVQEELADLYTIYMKSNATPEKLSRLQYLLGINDSTAASLREMGERLLSNNAEVEEFVF; the protein is encoded by the exons ATGAATCCCTCACACACTCTCATTCCTTCTTCTCACTGCTACCCTCCCCTCCTTCCTTTTACTTTCGCAACTCTTTGCACCTCCCAACGACGCCGTTTCAGAGTCTTCTTCCCTCGCTGTTTCTCCGCCACCTCCGCTCCGCCGCAAGTCCCGAAGGATCTCTGCGGAATCGAACACCTCGTCGATAAGCTGTCGCCGCCGGTGCGGCTCGCAACCTCCGTCGTTGTCTTCGCCGCCGCTGCCTCCGCCGGATATGGACTCGGCTCCAAGCTCGGTGGATGCCAGAATGTCGCTATCGGCGGAGCCGTCGCGTTCGGCGTGGCCGGCACCGCCGCTGCTTACGCTCTCAATGCGGTTGCGCCGCAAGTCGCTGCCGTGAATTTGCATAACTATGTGGTAGGGCTTGATAATCCTTTCTTGTTGAAGAAGGAAGACATCGATGGAATCTCCAATAG GTATGGTGTGAGCAAGCAGGATGACGCATTTAAAGCGGAGATTTGTGATATTTACAGCCA CTTTGTGTCGTCTTTGCTTCCTCCTGGTGATGTGGAGCTTAAAGGAGACGAGGCTGATAAGATCATTAGCTTCAAGAATTCTTTAGGAATTGATGACCCAGATGCAGCTGCTATGCATATTGAG GTTGGTAGGAACATTTTCAGGCAGAGGCTTGAGGTTGGGGATTGTGAAGCGGATATTGAGCAATACCGG GCATTTCAGAAGCTGATATATATGTCATATCTCGTTTTTGGAGAAGCATCATCATTCCTTCTACCTTGGAAGCATGTGTTCAAGGTCACTGATTCTCAG gtTGAAGAAGCTATACGTGACAATGCCCAGCGATTGTATGCTTCCAAGCTGAAATCAGTTGGCAGAG ATATTGATGCAGAACAACTCGTTACACTTAGAGAAGCACAACACTTGTATTGCCTTTCTGATCAG CTTGCTGAAAACTTGTTTAAGGAGCACACAAGGAAATTGGTTGAGGGAAGTATTTCAGTAGCACATGGTATACTTAAATCCCACACAAGATCTGT ctATGGAGTTATCGAAGCTGTAGAGGAGCTTGATAGTGTATTGGCTTTTAATAATATACTAATCTCATTAAAGAACCACCCAGATGTGGACCACTTTGCTCAAGGTGTTGGCCCAGTTTCTTTACTGG GTGGTGAGTATGATGGTGACAGAAAGATAGAGGACTTGAAGCTCCTTTATAGAGCATATATTGCAAATGCTTTGTCTAGTGGTCGCATGGAAGATAATAAA GTAGCTGCACTAAATCTGTTGAGAAAATTTTTTGGGTTGGGTAAACGTGAAGCCGAAGCCATTATGCTTGATGTTACATCAAGAGTATATCGCAAAAAACTTGCACAGGCTGTCTCAGGTGGTTCTTTAGAAATGACAGATAGCAAGGAAACATTCCTTCAAAAACTTTGTGATGAATTACACTTTGATCCACAAAAGGCCTGTGAAATTCATGAAG AAATTTACCGCCAAAAGCTTCAGCAATTGGTGGCTGATGGGGAGCTCAGTGATAAAGATGCTGCTGCTTTGTTGAGGTTGGGTGTAATGCTCTGTATACCTCAACAGACCATTGATACAGCTCACTCGGATATCTGTGGCAGTTTGTTTGAAAAG GTTGTCAAGGATGCGATTGCATCAGGGGTTGATGGAAATGGTGCTGAGATGAGGAAATCAGTAAGAAAAGCAGCACATGGCTTGCGACTAACCGGGGATACTGCTATGTCTATTGCAAGCAAGACC GtaaggaaaatatttattaattacataaaacGTGCACGAGCAGCTGGGAATTGTACAGAATCTGcaaaagaattaaagaaaatgatagCTTTCAACACCTTGGTTGTGACTGAGTTGGTGAATGACATTAAAGGGGAGTCAGATGATGAGTCGACTGAAGAACCTGGAAAGGATGACGTGATACAAACTGAAGATGAAGAATGGGATTCTCTGCAGACACTTAAGAAAATAAGACAAAACAAAGAACTCGAAGCAAAGCTGGGGAATCTTAGTCATACAGAAATTACTCTTATAGATGACCTTTCGGAAAGAGATAGAACTGATCTTTACAAGATATACCTCCTATTCTGTTTAACTGGTGAAGAGACAAGGGTTCCATTTGGTGCCCAAATCACTGCCAAGAAGGATGATTCAGAATATGTTCTGCTAAATCAGCTTGGCGGGATTCTTGGTTTGAGTGGTAAAGAAATAGTGGAAGTACATAGAAGTCTAGCAGAGCAAGCTTTTAGGCAGCAAGCTGAGGTAATTTTAGTGGATGGACAGCTGACAAAGGCCAGGGTGGAGCAGCTTAATAATCTGCAGAACCAAGTTGGCTTACCTCAAGAATATTCTCAGAAGATAATCAACAGTATAACTACTACCAAAATGGCAGCAGCCATTGAAACTGCAGTAACTCAAGGGAAGCTTAGTATTAAGCAGATAAGAGAACTTAAGGAAGCCAGTGTTGAGATAGACAACATGGTATCTGAAGACTTGAGAGAGACCCTCTTCAAAAAAACTGTTGGTGATATTTTCTCATCAGGCACTGGAGAGTTCGATGAGGAGGAAGTATATGAAAGAATCCCGTTGGATCTCAACATTAATAAAGAGAAAGCAAGAGGCGTGGTTCTAGAGCTTGCAGAAACTAGGTTATCTAACTCTCTCATTCAAGCCGTGGCACTATTAAGACAGAGAAATCGTGAAGGGGTG GTTTCTTCACTCAATAACATGCTGGCTTGTGACAAAGCAGTGCCCTCTCGGCCACATTCGTGGGGAGTGCAAGAGGAGCTTGCTGATCTTTATACTATATACATGAAGAGTAATGCAACTCCTGAAAAATTGTCTCGTTTGCAGTATCTGTTGGGCATAAATGATTCCACAGCAGCTTCTCTTCGAGAGATGGGAGAAAGATTGCTTAGTAATAATGCAGAGGTAGAGGAGTTTGTATTCtga
- the LOC100305696 gene encoding uncharacterized protein LOC100305696, which produces MVSRVHKRTAMYRNLHLLRSIRYSHSVSDYIQGLKQKLEELNQLTVATARKIVDYDPMPKLEVETQEEGFVIKVLSESSCQGLLVFILEAFEELGLDVLQARVSCAHSFSLEALGNKENNEDTRPLDAQLVEQVVSQAIQNWREVSQI; this is translated from the exons atggTTTCCAGGGTTCACAAGAGAACAGCCATGTACAGGAACCTACACCTGCTTCGTTCAATCAGATACTCACACTCG GTGTCAGATTACATACAAGGTTTAAAGCAAAAActggaagaattgaaccagttAACAGTGGCAACGGCACGAAAAATCGTTGACTATGATCCAATGCCTAAG CTTGAAGTTGAAACACAAGAAGAGGGTTTTGTGATCAAGGTGCTGAGTGAAAGCAGTTGCCAGGGGTTGCTGGTGTTTATATTGGAAGCCTTTGAAGAGCTGGGGCTTGATGTGCTCCAAGCTAGGGTTTCTTGTGCGCACAGCTTCAGTTTAGAAGCTCTCGGAAACAAA GAGAACAATGAAGATACTCGCCCATTGGATGCACAACTAGTTGAGCAAGTAGTGTCTCAAGCTATTCAAAACTGGAGGGAAGTTTCACAGATATAA
- the LOC100819780 gene encoding protein TIC110, chloroplastic isoform X2 codes for MNPSHTLIPSSHCYPPLLPFTFATLCTSQRRRFRVFFPRCFSATSAPPQVPKDLCGIEHLVDKLSPPVRLATSVVVFAAAASAGYGLGSKLGGCQNVAIGGAVAFGVAGTAAAYALNAVAPQVAAVNLHNYVVGLDNPFLLKKEDIDGISNRYGVSKQDDAFKAEICDIYSHFVSSLLPPGDVELKGDEADKIISFKNSLGIDDPDAAAMHIEVGRNIFRQRLEVGDCEADIEQYRAFQKLIYMSYLVFGEASSFLLPWKHVFKVTDSQVEEAIRDNAQRLYASKLKSVGREQLVTLREAQHLYCLSDQLAENLFKEHTRKLVEGSISVAHGILKSHTRSVYGVIEAVEELDSVLAFNNILISLKNHPDVDHFAQGVGPVSLLGGEYDGDRKIEDLKLLYRAYIANALSSGRMEDNKVAALNLLRKFFGLGKREAEAIMLDVTSRVYRKKLAQAVSGGSLEMTDSKETFLQKLCDELHFDPQKACEIHEEIYRQKLQQLVADGELSDKDAAALLRLGVMLCIPQQTIDTAHSDICGSLFEKVVKDAIASGVDGNGAEMRKSVRKAAHGLRLTGDTAMSIASKTVRKIFINYIKRARAAGNCTESAKELKKMIAFNTLVVTELVNDIKGESDDESTEEPGKDDVIQTEDEEWDSLQTLKKIRQNKELEAKLGNLSHTEITLIDDLSERDRTDLYKIYLLFCLTGEETRVPFGAQITAKKDDSEYVLLNQLGGILGLSGKEIVEVHRSLAEQAFRQQAEVILVDGQLTKARVEQLNNLQNQVGLPQEYSQKIINSITTTKMAAAIETAVTQGKLSIKQIRELKEASVEIDNMVSEDLRETLFKKTVGDIFSSGTGEFDEEEVYERIPLDLNINKEKARGVVLELAETRLSNSLIQAVALLRQRNREGVVSSLNNMLACDKAVPSRPHSWGVQEELADLYTIYMKSNATPEKLSRLQYLLGINDSTAASLREMGERLLSNNAEVEEFVF; via the exons ATGAATCCCTCACACACTCTCATTCCTTCTTCTCACTGCTACCCTCCCCTCCTTCCTTTTACTTTCGCAACTCTTTGCACCTCCCAACGACGCCGTTTCAGAGTCTTCTTCCCTCGCTGTTTCTCCGCCACCTCCGCTCCGCCGCAAGTCCCGAAGGATCTCTGCGGAATCGAACACCTCGTCGATAAGCTGTCGCCGCCGGTGCGGCTCGCAACCTCCGTCGTTGTCTTCGCCGCCGCTGCCTCCGCCGGATATGGACTCGGCTCCAAGCTCGGTGGATGCCAGAATGTCGCTATCGGCGGAGCCGTCGCGTTCGGCGTGGCCGGCACCGCCGCTGCTTACGCTCTCAATGCGGTTGCGCCGCAAGTCGCTGCCGTGAATTTGCATAACTATGTGGTAGGGCTTGATAATCCTTTCTTGTTGAAGAAGGAAGACATCGATGGAATCTCCAATAG GTATGGTGTGAGCAAGCAGGATGACGCATTTAAAGCGGAGATTTGTGATATTTACAGCCA CTTTGTGTCGTCTTTGCTTCCTCCTGGTGATGTGGAGCTTAAAGGAGACGAGGCTGATAAGATCATTAGCTTCAAGAATTCTTTAGGAATTGATGACCCAGATGCAGCTGCTATGCATATTGAG GTTGGTAGGAACATTTTCAGGCAGAGGCTTGAGGTTGGGGATTGTGAAGCGGATATTGAGCAATACCGG GCATTTCAGAAGCTGATATATATGTCATATCTCGTTTTTGGAGAAGCATCATCATTCCTTCTACCTTGGAAGCATGTGTTCAAGGTCACTGATTCTCAG gtTGAAGAAGCTATACGTGACAATGCCCAGCGATTGTATGCTTCCAAGCTGAAATCAGTTGGCAGAG AACAACTCGTTACACTTAGAGAAGCACAACACTTGTATTGCCTTTCTGATCAG CTTGCTGAAAACTTGTTTAAGGAGCACACAAGGAAATTGGTTGAGGGAAGTATTTCAGTAGCACATGGTATACTTAAATCCCACACAAGATCTGT ctATGGAGTTATCGAAGCTGTAGAGGAGCTTGATAGTGTATTGGCTTTTAATAATATACTAATCTCATTAAAGAACCACCCAGATGTGGACCACTTTGCTCAAGGTGTTGGCCCAGTTTCTTTACTGG GTGGTGAGTATGATGGTGACAGAAAGATAGAGGACTTGAAGCTCCTTTATAGAGCATATATTGCAAATGCTTTGTCTAGTGGTCGCATGGAAGATAATAAA GTAGCTGCACTAAATCTGTTGAGAAAATTTTTTGGGTTGGGTAAACGTGAAGCCGAAGCCATTATGCTTGATGTTACATCAAGAGTATATCGCAAAAAACTTGCACAGGCTGTCTCAGGTGGTTCTTTAGAAATGACAGATAGCAAGGAAACATTCCTTCAAAAACTTTGTGATGAATTACACTTTGATCCACAAAAGGCCTGTGAAATTCATGAAG AAATTTACCGCCAAAAGCTTCAGCAATTGGTGGCTGATGGGGAGCTCAGTGATAAAGATGCTGCTGCTTTGTTGAGGTTGGGTGTAATGCTCTGTATACCTCAACAGACCATTGATACAGCTCACTCGGATATCTGTGGCAGTTTGTTTGAAAAG GTTGTCAAGGATGCGATTGCATCAGGGGTTGATGGAAATGGTGCTGAGATGAGGAAATCAGTAAGAAAAGCAGCACATGGCTTGCGACTAACCGGGGATACTGCTATGTCTATTGCAAGCAAGACC GtaaggaaaatatttattaattacataaaacGTGCACGAGCAGCTGGGAATTGTACAGAATCTGcaaaagaattaaagaaaatgatagCTTTCAACACCTTGGTTGTGACTGAGTTGGTGAATGACATTAAAGGGGAGTCAGATGATGAGTCGACTGAAGAACCTGGAAAGGATGACGTGATACAAACTGAAGATGAAGAATGGGATTCTCTGCAGACACTTAAGAAAATAAGACAAAACAAAGAACTCGAAGCAAAGCTGGGGAATCTTAGTCATACAGAAATTACTCTTATAGATGACCTTTCGGAAAGAGATAGAACTGATCTTTACAAGATATACCTCCTATTCTGTTTAACTGGTGAAGAGACAAGGGTTCCATTTGGTGCCCAAATCACTGCCAAGAAGGATGATTCAGAATATGTTCTGCTAAATCAGCTTGGCGGGATTCTTGGTTTGAGTGGTAAAGAAATAGTGGAAGTACATAGAAGTCTAGCAGAGCAAGCTTTTAGGCAGCAAGCTGAGGTAATTTTAGTGGATGGACAGCTGACAAAGGCCAGGGTGGAGCAGCTTAATAATCTGCAGAACCAAGTTGGCTTACCTCAAGAATATTCTCAGAAGATAATCAACAGTATAACTACTACCAAAATGGCAGCAGCCATTGAAACTGCAGTAACTCAAGGGAAGCTTAGTATTAAGCAGATAAGAGAACTTAAGGAAGCCAGTGTTGAGATAGACAACATGGTATCTGAAGACTTGAGAGAGACCCTCTTCAAAAAAACTGTTGGTGATATTTTCTCATCAGGCACTGGAGAGTTCGATGAGGAGGAAGTATATGAAAGAATCCCGTTGGATCTCAACATTAATAAAGAGAAAGCAAGAGGCGTGGTTCTAGAGCTTGCAGAAACTAGGTTATCTAACTCTCTCATTCAAGCCGTGGCACTATTAAGACAGAGAAATCGTGAAGGGGTG GTTTCTTCACTCAATAACATGCTGGCTTGTGACAAAGCAGTGCCCTCTCGGCCACATTCGTGGGGAGTGCAAGAGGAGCTTGCTGATCTTTATACTATATACATGAAGAGTAATGCAACTCCTGAAAAATTGTCTCGTTTGCAGTATCTGTTGGGCATAAATGATTCCACAGCAGCTTCTCTTCGAGAGATGGGAGAAAGATTGCTTAGTAATAATGCAGAGGTAGAGGAGTTTGTATTCtga
- the LOC100305696 gene encoding uncharacterized protein isoform X1, producing MKNPLHKGGTAHLISSQLSLSFSSLYPIHIFHLIHQNLLRRILHSILINIHVSDYIQGLKQKLEELNQLTVATARKIVDYDPMPKLEVETQEEGFVIKVLSESSCQGLLVFILEAFEELGLDVLQARVSCAHSFSLEALGNKENNEDTRPLDAQLVEQVVSQAIQNWREVSQI from the exons ATGAAGAATCCACTTCATAAAGGGGGAACAGCCCATTTGATTTCTTCACAGTTAtcactttcattttcttctctttatcCAATTCACATATTTCATCTCATTCATCAAAATCTTCTTCGGAGAATTCTCCACtcaatattaattaacattCAT GTGTCAGATTACATACAAGGTTTAAAGCAAAAActggaagaattgaaccagttAACAGTGGCAACGGCACGAAAAATCGTTGACTATGATCCAATGCCTAAG CTTGAAGTTGAAACACAAGAAGAGGGTTTTGTGATCAAGGTGCTGAGTGAAAGCAGTTGCCAGGGGTTGCTGGTGTTTATATTGGAAGCCTTTGAAGAGCTGGGGCTTGATGTGCTCCAAGCTAGGGTTTCTTGTGCGCACAGCTTCAGTTTAGAAGCTCTCGGAAACAAA GAGAACAATGAAGATACTCGCCCATTGGATGCACAACTAGTTGAGCAAGTAGTGTCTCAAGCTATTCAAAACTGGAGGGAAGTTTCACAGATATAA